A genomic segment from Drosophila miranda strain MSH22 chromosome 3, D.miranda_PacBio2.1, whole genome shotgun sequence encodes:
- the LOC117188413 gene encoding uncharacterized protein LOC117188413 isoform X1 — MWPIRFSCVHFCYLCLLFLIIRQNALQAAPVQHLAPHSQGAQESLKEPDVEFQWTNRTDSGSRSSLGLLTSLSRKSSQQVRKKIPPIVHSPRKNNQDSDKRVRSRDKKRPIEDVSKKIFPSLPEAAPAHRSQYSRDFHESLKEPQVKFEGSNKTDDNTDRVETRKSGSGTSMGLPTGLRHKSSQQVRKKNPPIVHSHRKKNQNSDKRVRSRKKQRPVEDLSKEIFPSLPEAAPVHRSQYSRLTHESLNEPHVEFQGPNKTENNKDHVGTWKSGSGSSLGLPTGLPTNSSQQVHPPIVHSHRKKNQNSDKRVRSRKKQRPVEDLSKEIFPSLPEAAPVHRSQYSRLTHESLKEPHVEFQGPNKTENNKDHVETRKSGSGSSLGLPTGLPRKSSQQIKEEKPPIVHPSRKNEESDKQGRSDGKLRPIEDLSFRAGKEVTTKRRPKELTIPLARNMMGNLARRMENPWAVTYGDVWHDTRLAVAHFSRMPRIHLASSPRVDYYPDDAKLVSVCNTKSTLYYSYHFQWIQKTSWKWVARHVYEKPFEFRRISIEARDSVNDEECHSIGKKRKTTVLEHLDCSLKAYQEMEYRMPQYPKRQDG, encoded by the exons ATGTGGCCGATACGATTTTCCTGTGTGCATTTCTGCTATTTGTGCCTCCTGTTCTTG ATTATCCGTCAAAATGCGCTACAAGCAGCGCCGGTCCAGCATCTGGCGCCGCATTCTCAAGGCGCACAAGAGTCACTTAAGGAGCCTGACGTTGAGTTTCAGTGGACAAATAGAACCGATTCTGGATCTCGGTCCAGCTTAGGACTGCTTACTAGCCTGAGCCGTAAGTCCTCCCAGCAAGTGAGGAAAAAAATCCCACCGATAGTGCATTCTCCCCGAAAAAATAACCAGGACAGTGACAAGCGGGTAAGGAGCCGGGACAAAAAGCGACCTATAGAAGATGTTTCCAAGAAGATATTTCCAAGCCTACCAGAAGCAGCGCCGGCCCATCGTTCGCAGTACTCTCGAGACTTTCACGAGTCACTCAAGGAGCCTCAGGTTAAGTTTGAGGGGTCAAATAAAACCGATGATAACACGGACCGTGTGGAGACACGGAAATCAGGATCTGGGACCAGCATGGGCCTGCCCACTGGCCTGCGCCATAAATCCTCCCAGCAAGTTaggaaaaaaaacccaccGATAGTGCATTCTCACCGAAAAAAGAACCAGAACAGTGACAAGCGGGTAAGGAGCCGGAAGAAACAGCGACCTGTAGAAGATCTTTCCAAGGAGATCTTTCCAAGCCTACCAGAAGCTGCGCCGGTCCATCGTTCACAGTACTCTCGACTCACTCACGAGTCACTCAACGAGCCTCACGTTGAGTTTCAGGGGCCAAATAAAACCGAGAATAACAAGGACCATGTAGGGACGTGGAAATCGGGATCGGGGTCCAGCTTGGGCCTGCCTACTGGCTTGCCCACTAACTCCTCCCAGCAAGTGCACCCACCGATAGTGCATTCTCACCGAAAAAAGAACCAGAACAGTGACAAGCGGGTAAGGAGCCGGAAGAAACAGCGACCTGTAGAAGATCTTTCCAAGGAGATCTTTCCAAGCCTACCAGAAGCTGCGCCGGTCCATCGTTCACAGTACTCTCGACTCACTCACGAGTCACTCAAGGAGCCTCACGTTGAGTTTCAGGGGCCAAATAAAACCGAGAATAACAAGGACCATGTAGAGACACGGAAATCGGGATCGGGGTCCAGCTTGGGCCTGCCTACTGGCCTGCCCCGTAAATCCTCCCAGCAAATAAAGGAAGAAAAACCACCGATAGTGCATCCTTCCCGAAAAAATGAGGAAAGCGACAAGCAGGGAAGGAGCGATGGCAAACTGCGCCCCATAGAAGATCTTTCCTTTCGTGCCGGGAAAGAGGTAACGACTAAAAGAAGACCAAAAGAACTCACCATACCATTAGCGCGCAATATGATGGGCAACTTGGCCAGGCGAATGGAAAACCCCTGGGCTGTAACCTATGGCGATGTGTGGCACGACACTCGTCTTGCTGTCGCCCATTTCAGTAGAATGCCCCGAATTCATCTGGCATCGTCGCCACGCGTTGATTACTATCCCGATGATGCCAAGCTTGTCAGCGTGTGCAACACTAAGTCGACCCTGTATTATTCTTACCATTTCCAATGGATCCAAAAGACGTCCTGGAAATGGGTGGCACGCCATGTCTACGAGAAACCCTTCGAATTCAGACGGATTAGCATAGAAGCGAGGGACTCCGTTAACGACGAAGAATGCCACAGCATTGGCAAAAAAAGGAAGACCACGGTCCTTGAACATCTTGATTGCAGTCTTAAGGCCTATCAAGAAATGGAATACCGTATGCCCCAATATCCAAAGCGTCAGGACGGATGA
- the LOC117188413 gene encoding uncharacterized protein LOC117188413 isoform X2, with product MWPIRFSCVHFCYLCLLFLIIRQNALQAAPVQHLAPHSQGAQESLKEPDVEFQWTNRTDSGSRSSLGLLTSLSRKSSQQVRKKIPPIVHSPRKNNQDSDKRVRSRDKKRPIEDVSKKIFPSLPEAAPAHRSQYSRDFHESLKEPQVKFEGSNKTDDNTDRVETRKSGSGTSMGLPTGLRHKSSQQVRKKNPPIVHSHRKKNQNSDKRVRSRKKQRPVEDLSKEIFPSLPEAAPVHRSQYSRLTHESLKEPHVEFQGPNKTENNKDHVETRKSGSGSSLGLPTGLPRKSSQQIKEEKPPIVHPSRKNEESDKQGRSDGKLRPIEDLSFRAGKEVTTKRRPKELTIPLARNMMGNLARRMENPWAVTYGDVWHDTRLAVAHFSRMPRIHLASSPRVDYYPDDAKLVSVCNTKSTLYYSYHFQWIQKTSWKWVARHVYEKPFEFRRISIEARDSVNDEECHSIGKKRKTTVLEHLDCSLKAYQEMEYRMPQYPKRQDG from the exons ATGTGGCCGATACGATTTTCCTGTGTGCATTTCTGCTATTTGTGCCTCCTGTTCTTG ATTATCCGTCAAAATGCGCTACAAGCAGCGCCGGTCCAGCATCTGGCGCCGCATTCTCAAGGCGCACAAGAGTCACTTAAGGAGCCTGACGTTGAGTTTCAGTGGACAAATAGAACCGATTCTGGATCTCGGTCCAGCTTAGGACTGCTTACTAGCCTGAGCCGTAAGTCCTCCCAGCAAGTGAGGAAAAAAATCCCACCGATAGTGCATTCTCCCCGAAAAAATAACCAGGACAGTGACAAGCGGGTAAGGAGCCGGGACAAAAAGCGACCTATAGAAGATGTTTCCAAGAAGATATTTCCAAGCCTACCAGAAGCAGCGCCGGCCCATCGTTCGCAGTACTCTCGAGACTTTCACGAGTCACTCAAGGAGCCTCAGGTTAAGTTTGAGGGGTCAAATAAAACCGATGATAACACGGACCGTGTGGAGACACGGAAATCAGGATCTGGGACCAGCATGGGCCTGCCCACTGGCCTGCGCCATAAATCCTCCCAGCAAGTTaggaaaaaaaacccaccGATAGTGCATTCTCACCGAAAAAAGAACCAGAACAGTGACAAGCGG GTAAGGAGCCGGAAGAAACAGCGACCTGTAGAAGATCTTTCCAAGGAGATCTTTCCAAGCCTACCAGAAGCTGCGCCGGTCCATCGTTCACAGTACTCTCGACTCACTCACGAGTCACTCAAGGAGCCTCACGTTGAGTTTCAGGGGCCAAATAAAACCGAGAATAACAAGGACCATGTAGAGACACGGAAATCGGGATCGGGGTCCAGCTTGGGCCTGCCTACTGGCCTGCCCCGTAAATCCTCCCAGCAAATAAAGGAAGAAAAACCACCGATAGTGCATCCTTCCCGAAAAAATGAGGAAAGCGACAAGCAGGGAAGGAGCGATGGCAAACTGCGCCCCATAGAAGATCTTTCCTTTCGTGCCGGGAAAGAGGTAACGACTAAAAGAAGACCAAAAGAACTCACCATACCATTAGCGCGCAATATGATGGGCAACTTGGCCAGGCGAATGGAAAACCCCTGGGCTGTAACCTATGGCGATGTGTGGCACGACACTCGTCTTGCTGTCGCCCATTTCAGTAGAATGCCCCGAATTCATCTGGCATCGTCGCCACGCGTTGATTACTATCCCGATGATGCCAAGCTTGTCAGCGTGTGCAACACTAAGTCGACCCTGTATTATTCTTACCATTTCCAATGGATCCAAAAGACGTCCTGGAAATGGGTGGCACGCCATGTCTACGAGAAACCCTTCGAATTCAGACGGATTAGCATAGAAGCGAGGGACTCCGTTAACGACGAAGAATGCCACAGCATTGGCAAAAAAAGGAAGACCACGGTCCTTGAACATCTTGATTGCAGTCTTAAGGCCTATCAAGAAATGGAATACCGTATGCCCCAATATCCAAAGCGTCAGGACGGATGA
- the LOC117188413 gene encoding uncharacterized protein LOC117188413 isoform X3 — MGLPTGLRHKSSQQVRKKNPPIVHSHRKKNQNSDKRVRSRKKQRPVEDLSKEIFPSLPEAAPVHRSQYSRLTHESLNEPHVEFQGPNKTENNKDHVGTWKSGSGSSLGLPTGLPTNSSQQVHPPIVHSHRKKNQNSDKRVRSRKKQRPVEDLSKEIFPSLPEAAPVHRSQYSRLTHESLKEPHVEFQGPNKTENNKDHVETRKSGSGSSLGLPTGLPRKSSQQIKEEKPPIVHPSRKNEESDKQGRSDGKLRPIEDLSFRAGKEVTTKRRPKELTIPLARNMMGNLARRMENPWAVTYGDVWHDTRLAVAHFSRMPRIHLASSPRVDYYPDDAKLVSVCNTKSTLYYSYHFQWIQKTSWKWVARHVYEKPFEFRRISIEARDSVNDEECHSIGKKRKTTVLEHLDCSLKAYQEMEYRMPQYPKRQDG, encoded by the coding sequence ATGGGCCTGCCCACTGGCCTGCGCCATAAATCCTCCCAGCAAGTTaggaaaaaaaacccaccGATAGTGCATTCTCACCGAAAAAAGAACCAGAACAGTGACAAGCGGGTAAGGAGCCGGAAGAAACAGCGACCTGTAGAAGATCTTTCCAAGGAGATCTTTCCAAGCCTACCAGAAGCTGCGCCGGTCCATCGTTCACAGTACTCTCGACTCACTCACGAGTCACTCAACGAGCCTCACGTTGAGTTTCAGGGGCCAAATAAAACCGAGAATAACAAGGACCATGTAGGGACGTGGAAATCGGGATCGGGGTCCAGCTTGGGCCTGCCTACTGGCTTGCCCACTAACTCCTCCCAGCAAGTGCACCCACCGATAGTGCATTCTCACCGAAAAAAGAACCAGAACAGTGACAAGCGGGTAAGGAGCCGGAAGAAACAGCGACCTGTAGAAGATCTTTCCAAGGAGATCTTTCCAAGCCTACCAGAAGCTGCGCCGGTCCATCGTTCACAGTACTCTCGACTCACTCACGAGTCACTCAAGGAGCCTCACGTTGAGTTTCAGGGGCCAAATAAAACCGAGAATAACAAGGACCATGTAGAGACACGGAAATCGGGATCGGGGTCCAGCTTGGGCCTGCCTACTGGCCTGCCCCGTAAATCCTCCCAGCAAATAAAGGAAGAAAAACCACCGATAGTGCATCCTTCCCGAAAAAATGAGGAAAGCGACAAGCAGGGAAGGAGCGATGGCAAACTGCGCCCCATAGAAGATCTTTCCTTTCGTGCCGGGAAAGAGGTAACGACTAAAAGAAGACCAAAAGAACTCACCATACCATTAGCGCGCAATATGATGGGCAACTTGGCCAGGCGAATGGAAAACCCCTGGGCTGTAACCTATGGCGATGTGTGGCACGACACTCGTCTTGCTGTCGCCCATTTCAGTAGAATGCCCCGAATTCATCTGGCATCGTCGCCACGCGTTGATTACTATCCCGATGATGCCAAGCTTGTCAGCGTGTGCAACACTAAGTCGACCCTGTATTATTCTTACCATTTCCAATGGATCCAAAAGACGTCCTGGAAATGGGTGGCACGCCATGTCTACGAGAAACCCTTCGAATTCAGACGGATTAGCATAGAAGCGAGGGACTCCGTTAACGACGAAGAATGCCACAGCATTGGCAAAAAAAGGAAGACCACGGTCCTTGAACATCTTGATTGCAGTCTTAAGGCCTATCAAGAAATGGAATACCGTATGCCCCAATATCCAAAGCGTCAGGACGGATGA